The genomic DNA AGGAACACATGCTACAAAGCAAAAGGAATGCTGGGACTGTCACAGTTACCTCCTGGACGAAACAGCATCAGCCACAATGTGGACCTCCATTCCCTTTTCAAGCAGATCAAAAGTAGTACACTGAGAATGACACAAAATGGGATTAGACAAAAGCAATTaatttttaaagcgttttttAACAGACTAAATCCTGTGATCTTACAGCAATGCAGGCGTGCGCCTCAATTCCACACAGAATCGCTTGTTTAGGGTTCCCCAGGGCTTCCAGCTCCTTCTCCACTTGCTCGATCATCATGGTGAAGGATGTTTTAGCGTGAGCTGTCAGGTCTGCAGCTCCAAGCTCAGGTACGGTGGGTCCCAGGCCTTTAGGGTACTGTTCTGTCACAATAGGGGGGATACCAAGGATGCGACTGGCCTATGGGAAAGCAGATAGAAGGGCAGAATTGATTTAGActatccaaatgtttttttttatttaactgttaatttgaattaaatcagAGCCAACCTGGAGCAGTCTTGCAGCGTTACTGACAATGTTAGTGAACTGGAAGATGTTGGGTCTGAACTTCTCCTGCATGTCACACAGGAAGAGCACAGAATCCTTGGAGGAGAGTCTGCCGATTTTTGCCACTGTGAGGTAACCATAGACCGTTTAATAAGAACTGTGAActgatattcatgtcaatggagGTAACATAACAACAACATGCAGATCagaggaaacacttttacatgtGCATAGGTTTGTAACGTGTATTATTAATGCaaagtttgtgcaaaaaaaaaaaaaatgtttttcctgcataAATTAAGACTTTACTGTACTTTGATCCGAACAGCTAATAGAAAACTACGATGGTTGATTATTGCAGCAAACTTTGAGTAAATAAGACTtacttgtgttgttttgttgtccCAAATGTATGCAGGGCTGATACTAAAAAGAGACAATAGAACGCACAGCAAGGTTAAAGTGTTATTTCCCTTGTGATGACGACTAAGTTAATGAAAAACTTGATATTTACCTTTTACTCGCAAGTGAAAAGAGTAGAACAGAGACCTTAAagcaacacaaaacaaatgttgtATATACTATGTACTATAAACCAtgcaaattaaatatgtatactgttttatatgtataatccggtgtgtaaaataaaaactaacctCGCATTAAAAGGACACACAAGTATAACTCCGAAGTCAAACCCCACCTTCCTCCAGGCAAACTGACCAATAGaaatagaacattttcagactgACGTGTGTTTTAACCAATAGAatacttttgtgtgtgtgcacttcCGGGTTTTACGTTGTGGGTGCTTACAAGATGTCTGATAGTGCTGAGTCCCCAACAGAAACTCAGAAAGAAGAGATACATCCACCTCCAGATGACTCCGCGACGAACGAcgacaagaaaaaaagtaagaacGAGTCCATAATCAATAACTGAACCTCTGACGCGACACACAGACgcttgtttttgttagtttcgCTAATGGTATAGAAGCTGTTTCCGGGTTTTTAGATTGACGTCGGCATTAGCCAATAGGATGAAGGAATTTCCCCTGTGTAGCCTATCCGAATTGAGCATTTAAAACACACGAGATTGTCAGTCTGGCTAATGCTATTACTAAAAAAGCGTATCTCTTTCAATAACCTGtacagtttttttgcttttagcaaGCACTTTCTTCGAGAAAATAAACTATATcgttacacattttaaaaccatttaaatTAGTCGCTTAAAGGTGATTTTTACGTAGAAATTCAACCTAAGTTGTAGGCGTGGTGGTTTATATTTCCATTTACGATGATGGATTTAAACATGTATGTTTATTATTTAGGTGCTATGTAGTTCAAAAGCGTGTGGGT from Oryzias melastigma strain HK-1 linkage group LG16, ASM292280v2, whole genome shotgun sequence includes the following:
- the isoc2 gene encoding isochorismatase domain-containing protein 2, yielding MAKIGRLSSKDSVLFLCDMQEKFRPNIFQFTNIVSNAARLLQASRILGIPPIVTEQYPKGLGPTVPELGAADLTAHAKTSFTMMIEQVEKELEALGNPKQAILCGIEAHACIACTTFDLLEKGMEVHIVADAVSSRSQTDRLFALSRLKQSGAFLTTTEAVLLQLVQDAKHPNFKEIQKLMFQPSPDTGLLAFFSAL